A genomic segment from Syntrophotalea acetylenivorans encodes:
- a CDS encoding restriction endonuclease subunit S, whose translation MLPANWSVAKIGEICEVNPRLNKAEIPDDLLVSFVPMPAVGAGDGSIDVSLERPASEVKKGFTGFKQGDVLFAKITPCMENGKMAIVPKVANGYGFGSTEFHVLRPKPEIDARYLYYFVSSQNFRGIAARYMTGAVGQKRVSTTYLKEQKIPIAPEAQQKRIVAEIEKQFSRLNEAVANLKRVKVNLKRYKAAVLKAAVEGKLTEEWRRQHPDVEPADKLLEQILVERREKWQGRGKYKEPVAPDTTDLPELPEGWCWASIEQLTHLVTSGSRGWGGSYADSGPLFIRAQDIKTDSLVLKNVARVNVPSKAEGIRSAVTNHDILVTITGANVTKSALVLGLEERAFVSQHVALLKPCLISISEFLYFWIVSPANGRRQLEDWAYGAGKPGLSLEQIRSLLVALPPLAEQLQVTAEVERLLSIVAETEAQIDANLCRAGRMRQSILKQAFSGRLTN comes from the coding sequence ATGCTTCCGGCGAACTGGTCTGTAGCCAAAATTGGTGAAATCTGTGAAGTAAATCCGCGACTAAATAAGGCCGAAATCCCCGACGACCTTTTGGTGTCATTTGTGCCAATGCCAGCTGTAGGTGCAGGCGATGGTTCAATTGATGTTTCGCTTGAAAGACCTGCCTCTGAAGTTAAAAAGGGTTTTACGGGATTCAAACAAGGAGATGTTCTTTTTGCGAAAATAACACCCTGCATGGAAAACGGAAAAATGGCTATAGTTCCCAAGGTAGCAAATGGCTATGGTTTCGGTTCCACAGAATTTCATGTTTTACGGCCAAAGCCTGAGATTGACGCACGATATCTCTACTATTTCGTTTCGAGTCAAAACTTTCGAGGGATCGCTGCGCGTTACATGACAGGGGCTGTTGGACAAAAACGTGTCTCTACAACTTACCTAAAAGAACAAAAAATTCCTATTGCTCCAGAGGCGCAACAAAAACGCATCGTCGCGGAAATCGAAAAGCAATTCTCCCGCCTCAACGAAGCCGTCGCCAATCTCAAGCGCGTCAAGGTCAATCTCAAACGCTACAAAGCCGCCGTCCTCAAAGCCGCCGTCGAAGGAAAACTCACCGAAGAGTGGCGCAGGCAGCATCCCGATGTTGAACCTGCCGATAAACTGTTGGAGCAGATTCTTGTCGAGCGGCGGGAGAAATGGCAGGGGAGAGGGAAGTACAAAGAACCTGTTGCGCCGGATACCACTGACCTGCCGGAGTTGCCTGAGGGGTGGTGTTGGGCGAGTATTGAGCAACTAACTCATTTGGTTACTAGTGGTTCGCGTGGCTGGGGTGGCAGTTACGCAGACTCAGGCCCTCTATTTATTCGAGCCCAGGATATTAAAACAGATAGTTTGGTACTGAAAAATGTCGCAAGAGTGAATGTCCCGAGCAAAGCAGAGGGAATTCGAAGCGCAGTAACGAACCATGACATTCTAGTGACAATCACGGGAGCAAATGTCACTAAGTCAGCGCTTGTACTTGGTCTGGAAGAAAGGGCATTTGTAAGTCAGCATGTGGCATTGCTGAAGCCTTGTCTCATTTCAATTTCAGAGTTTCTTTATTTTTGGATCGTTTCCCCTGCAAACGGCCGTAGACAGCTAGAGGATTGGGCTTATGGTGCTGGAAAGCCTGGGTTGAGTTTGGAGCAAATACGGAGTTTGCTAGTTGCTCTCCCGCCGCTCGCCGAACAACTACAAGTCACCGCTGAAGTCGAACGCCTCCTCTCCATTGTCGCCGAAACAGAAGCCCAGATCGACGCCAATCTGTGCCGCGCCGGCCGTATGCGCCAGTCGATCCTAAAACAAGCTTTCTCAGGACGATTGACTAACTAA
- a CDS encoding DEAD/DEAH box helicase family protein codes for MTPAPEADARLKIDDLLEAAGWQVQDADLANIYAARGVAIREFPLKSGHGFADYLLYVDGKAAGVIEAKKVGSTLTGVEVQSDKYTKGLPEGLPRWHNPLPFSFQSTGVETRFTNGLDPAPRSRNVFAFHRPDLFAEWLETDAGVVSGIAAESQDSFGQPSTFLSRLQQMPELITEGLWPAQIKAITNLEASLRDNHPRSLIQMATGSGKTFTAINFIYRLIKFAGARRVLFLVDRGNLGRQTLKEFQQYVSPYNNFKFSEEYIVQNLTSNVLDTTARVSICTIQRLYSMLKGRDLPEELDEESVDSFGNLFKEPEPIEYNVDFPIESFDVIVTDECHRSIYNLWRQVLEYFDAYLIGLTATPSKQTFGFFNQNLVMEYGHEHAVADGVNVNYDVYRIKTAITEQGGEVEAGYYVDKRDRETREVRWEQLDDDFNYDAKQLDRDVVVVDQIRKVIQTYRDKLFSDIFPGRSEVPKTLIFAKDDSHAEDIVKIVREEFGKGNDFAQKITYRTTGAKPEDLIAAFRNSHNPRIAVTVDMIATGTDIKAVEVVFFMRSVKSRAYFEQMKGRGVRIINDNDLQSVTPDAVTKDHFVIVDAVGVCEQDQTDSRPMERKKNVGFEKLLQAVAFGNAEPDVISSVAARLARMEKKLTAEEHRQVETLLDGKSLKQLTGDLVDTLNPDNHLAKARKDFATNEPATKQVQQSAVKLVGEAVKPLCNPKLRELLLEIKKKNEQIIDTVSPDTLIFAGFTEEKAKGVVESFEQFIADNKDEITALQVLYSKPYKQRLRFEDVRELAEKLVAQVEQLRIYQTHPQGWEKRVPDELWAAYQKLQAGKVRGAAANHILTDLVSLVRFAMHQENELVPFPEKVQVNFRAWVEQQQASGKSFTAEQRKWLEMIRDHIAANLQIETDDFDYAPFAQAGGIGKVWQLFGDDLSKILDDLNEALAA; via the coding sequence ATGACGCCAGCTCCAGAAGCTGATGCGCGTTTAAAAATTGATGACCTGCTTGAAGCTGCTGGTTGGCAGGTTCAGGATGCCGACCTGGCCAACATCTATGCGGCGCGTGGTGTGGCGATTCGGGAATTTCCTCTGAAATCCGGTCACGGTTTCGCGGACTACCTGCTCTATGTCGACGGCAAGGCTGCGGGGGTTATCGAAGCCAAGAAGGTCGGTTCCACACTGACCGGTGTTGAGGTTCAATCGGATAAATACACCAAGGGCTTACCCGAAGGCCTGCCCCGCTGGCACAATCCGTTGCCATTTTCCTTTCAGTCGACGGGCGTCGAGACCCGTTTTACCAACGGCCTCGATCCCGCGCCCCGTTCGCGCAACGTTTTCGCTTTTCATCGTCCTGATCTGTTTGCTGAATGGCTTGAGACCGATGCCGGTGTAGTCTCAGGGATAGCGGCCGAATCTCAGGACAGCTTTGGCCAGCCTTCGACCTTCCTGTCTCGGCTGCAGCAGATGCCCGAACTGATCACCGAAGGCCTTTGGCCGGCGCAGATCAAGGCGATCACCAATCTCGAAGCATCCCTGCGCGACAATCATCCCCGTTCCCTGATCCAGATGGCTACCGGCAGCGGCAAGACATTTACGGCCATCAATTTCATTTATCGACTGATCAAATTTGCCGGAGCACGGCGGGTGCTGTTTCTGGTCGACCGGGGCAATCTAGGGCGGCAGACCCTCAAGGAATTTCAGCAGTACGTTTCGCCCTACAACAACTTCAAGTTCAGCGAAGAATACATCGTTCAGAATCTCACCAGCAATGTGCTCGATACCACCGCGCGGGTGTCCATCTGCACCATTCAAAGGCTCTATTCCATGCTCAAAGGGCGTGATCTGCCCGAAGAGCTGGACGAAGAATCAGTCGACAGTTTCGGCAATCTGTTCAAAGAACCGGAGCCGATTGAGTACAACGTCGATTTCCCTATTGAATCTTTTGATGTCATCGTCACCGACGAGTGTCACCGCTCCATCTACAACCTCTGGCGGCAGGTGCTGGAGTATTTCGATGCCTACCTCATCGGTCTCACCGCGACCCCCAGCAAACAGACCTTCGGCTTCTTCAATCAGAATCTGGTGATGGAGTACGGCCACGAACACGCCGTCGCCGATGGGGTTAACGTCAATTACGATGTCTATCGGATCAAGACCGCCATTACCGAGCAGGGCGGCGAGGTGGAGGCCGGTTACTACGTCGACAAGCGCGATAGGGAAACCCGCGAGGTGCGTTGGGAGCAGTTGGATGATGATTTCAACTATGACGCCAAACAGCTGGATCGGGATGTGGTTGTCGTCGACCAAATCCGCAAGGTGATCCAGACCTATCGCGATAAGCTGTTTTCTGATATCTTCCCTGGCCGCAGCGAGGTGCCCAAAACCCTGATCTTTGCCAAGGATGATTCCCACGCCGAGGATATCGTTAAGATCGTGCGCGAGGAGTTCGGCAAGGGCAACGACTTCGCTCAGAAGATCACCTACCGCACCACCGGGGCCAAACCCGAAGACCTGATCGCAGCGTTCCGTAACAGCCACAACCCGCGTATCGCCGTCACCGTTGATATGATCGCCACCGGAACCGATATCAAGGCGGTCGAGGTGGTGTTCTTCATGCGCAGCGTTAAGTCACGGGCCTATTTCGAACAGATGAAGGGGCGCGGGGTGCGGATCATCAACGACAACGATCTGCAGTCGGTCACACCCGACGCCGTTACCAAGGATCATTTCGTTATTGTCGATGCCGTCGGCGTCTGCGAGCAGGATCAGACCGATTCCCGGCCCATGGAGCGCAAAAAAAATGTCGGTTTTGAAAAACTTTTACAGGCAGTTGCTTTCGGCAATGCCGAGCCAGATGTGATATCATCCGTCGCCGCTCGTTTGGCGCGGATGGAAAAGAAGCTGACCGCCGAGGAACATCGGCAGGTGGAAACCTTGCTCGATGGCAAGAGTCTCAAGCAACTCACCGGCGATCTGGTCGACACCCTGAATCCGGACAATCACCTTGCCAAGGCACGTAAGGACTTTGCCACCAACGAACCGGCTACAAAACAAGTGCAGCAATCTGCCGTCAAGCTGGTAGGCGAAGCGGTCAAGCCGCTCTGCAATCCGAAGCTGCGTGAGCTGTTGCTAGAGATCAAAAAGAAGAACGAACAGATTATCGACACGGTCAGTCCCGATACGCTTATCTTCGCCGGTTTTACCGAAGAGAAAGCCAAGGGTGTGGTCGAGTCCTTCGAGCAGTTCATTGCCGACAACAAGGATGAAATTACCGCTCTGCAGGTGCTTTACAGTAAGCCGTACAAACAACGCCTGCGGTTTGAGGATGTGCGTGAACTAGCCGAGAAGCTGGTAGCTCAGGTCGAACAGTTGCGCATCTATCAGACCCATCCACAGGGATGGGAGAAGCGGGTTCCCGATGAATTGTGGGCGGCCTACCAGAAATTGCAGGCAGGCAAGGTGCGTGGTGCCGCGGCAAATCATATTTTGACCGATCTAGTGTCGCTGGTGCGCTTTGCCATGCATCAGGAGAACGAGCTGGTGCCGTTTCCTGAGAAGGTCCAGGTTAACTTTCGGGCTTGGGTTGAGCAGCAGCAGGCCAGTGGCAAGAGTTTCACCGCAGAGCAGCGTAAGTGGCTGGAGATGATTCGGGATCATATTGCCGCCAATCTGCAGATTGAGACGGATGATTTTGATTATGCGCCTTTTGCACAGGCCGGTGGGATAGGGAAAGTGTGGCAGTTGTTTGGGGATGATTTGAGTAAGATTCTTGATGATTTGAATGAGGCGTTGGCGGCCTAA